From Borrelia sp. RT5S, the proteins below share one genomic window:
- a CDS encoding response regulator, protein MKENRKALVVDDSIFMRKNLIKILKKLGFSEFFEAEDGFEAVREFEQREEIDLITLDITMMGMDGITALERMNEINNKFSKKINVLMVTALGKQELIKKALELGAKGYITKPFREDQITEQIKTLE, encoded by the coding sequence TTGAAAGAGAACAGAAAAGCCTTAGTTGTTGATGACTCTATTTTTATGAGAAAAAATCTGATCAAAATATTGAAAAAATTAGGCTTTAGCGAATTTTTTGAAGCGGAGGACGGGTTTGAAGCAGTTAGGGAGTTTGAACAACGGGAAGAGATTGACCTGATAACCCTTGATATAACAATGATGGGGATGGATGGTATTACAGCTCTTGAAAGGATGAATGAAATTAATAATAAATTTTCAAAAAAGATTAATGTATTAATGGTTACAGCACTTGGAAAACAAGAGCTCATTAAAAAAGCTTTGGAACTTGGCGCTAAGGGTTATATTACAAAACCCTTCAGAGAGGATCAAATAACAGAGCAAATAAAAACATTGGAATAG
- the ligA gene encoding NAD-dependent DNA ligase LigA, with amino-acid sequence MNKKVEREILYLKNSIKKWNKEYYVDSAPSVDDLHYDKSLLRLRDLENKYPEYKTLDTPTLKFGNDLLNEFKEIEHSFPVLSLDKAYDKRELFLWISRVRLGASSSSLEVLNGVSVEPKIDGCSIVLYYEDGILKRALTRGDGRVGNDVTENVRTIKNVPLRIDENVDLVLRGEIYISKENFFKINQTLKNSYVNARNLASGILRRINSREVANFPLDIFVYDALYSSLSFNTNHDALNKLEGLGFKVNPFFKIFNGKNLEEDIMSYVKEIEDKRNSLEYEIDGVVLKVDSFSLREALGHTSHHPKWSIAYKFESLTSISKVIDIFVQVGRSGKITPVAHIERVFVSGAFIENATLHNQDYIDSIGLNIGDIVSVSRRGDVIPAVELVVEKLSVGSFKISSSCPSCGTFLVSEGSHLFCENKGCPSRIVERIKYFCSKKCMDIVGFSDKTIEFLFKMGFIHSEIDLYTFNFDKLIDLKGFKLKKIDKFKNSIENSKKKPFRKLLLSMSIKEVGENTIALLIDNNLNSFDLFSTLCKDKENALAKLLKIKGIGERTALNIIESFNDDNILSKFNILKELGFKMEENKEENHLNDSSLLGQKFCITGSFEEYSRHILIKKLTEKGAVFSNSVTKDLDFLLVGKNPGLKVRKAGELGIKIIGVSDIRSLIELQD; translated from the coding sequence ATGAATAAAAAAGTAGAGAGAGAGATTTTATATTTAAAAAATTCGATCAAAAAATGGAACAAAGAGTATTATGTCGACTCAGCACCAAGTGTAGACGATTTACACTATGATAAATCTCTTTTGCGCCTTCGAGATTTAGAGAATAAGTATCCTGAATATAAAACATTAGACACCCCCACTCTTAAGTTTGGGAATGACCTTTTAAATGAGTTTAAAGAAATTGAACACTCTTTTCCTGTGTTAAGTCTAGATAAGGCTTATGATAAGAGGGAATTATTTTTATGGATTAGTAGGGTGAGATTGGGCGCTTCTAGCTCCAGCTTGGAAGTTTTGAATGGTGTCTCGGTTGAGCCAAAAATTGATGGATGTTCAATTGTTCTTTATTATGAAGATGGAATACTGAAGAGAGCGCTGACTAGAGGAGATGGACGGGTTGGGAATGATGTTACTGAGAATGTTAGAACAATCAAAAATGTTCCTTTACGTATTGATGAAAATGTTGACTTGGTATTACGAGGCGAGATTTATATTAGTAAGGAAAATTTTTTTAAAATAAATCAAACATTGAAAAACTCTTATGTTAACGCTAGAAATTTAGCCTCAGGTATACTTAGGAGAATAAATAGCAGGGAAGTTGCTAATTTTCCTTTAGATATTTTTGTTTATGATGCTTTGTATTCTAGCTTAAGCTTTAATACAAATCATGATGCTTTGAATAAGCTTGAAGGGTTGGGATTTAAAGTTAATCCTTTTTTTAAGATTTTTAATGGCAAAAATTTAGAAGAAGACATTATGAGTTATGTCAAAGAGATAGAGGATAAAAGGAATTCTCTTGAATATGAGATTGATGGGGTTGTTCTTAAGGTCGATAGTTTTAGTTTAAGGGAAGCTTTGGGACATACTTCGCATCATCCAAAGTGGTCAATAGCTTATAAATTTGAATCTCTTACAAGTATTAGCAAGGTGATTGATATTTTTGTTCAGGTTGGTCGAAGTGGTAAAATTACCCCTGTTGCGCATATTGAGAGAGTTTTTGTTTCTGGAGCTTTTATTGAAAATGCGACTCTGCATAACCAAGATTATATAGATTCTATTGGTTTAAATATTGGAGATATTGTTTCAGTTTCAAGGCGTGGAGACGTAATTCCTGCTGTTGAATTAGTAGTTGAAAAGCTTTCCGTTGGTAGTTTTAAAATTTCAAGTAGTTGTCCTTCATGTGGCACATTTTTAGTAAGTGAGGGGTCTCACCTTTTTTGCGAAAACAAAGGTTGTCCTTCTAGAATAGTTGAACGAATAAAGTATTTTTGTAGTAAAAAATGTATGGATATTGTGGGATTTTCAGATAAAACAATTGAGTTTCTCTTTAAAATGGGTTTTATACATTCAGAAATCGATCTTTATACTTTTAATTTTGATAAACTTATTGATTTGAAAGGGTTTAAGCTTAAGAAAATAGATAAATTTAAAAATTCAATCGAAAACAGCAAAAAGAAACCATTTAGAAAACTACTCCTCAGCATGAGTATTAAGGAAGTTGGGGAGAATACAATAGCATTGTTAATTGATAATAATTTAAACTCATTTGACTTGTTTAGTACTCTTTGTAAAGATAAAGAGAATGCCCTTGCAAAGCTTTTAAAAATTAAGGGAATAGGAGAAAGAACAGCTTTAAATATTATTGAGTCGTTTAATGATGATAATATTTTAAGTAAATTCAATATTTTAAAGGAATTGGGATTTAAAATGGAGGAGAACAAGGAAGAGAATCATTTAAATGATTCTTCTTTACTTGGGCAGAAATTTTGCATTACAGGCTCTTTTGAGGAATATTCCAGGCACATTCTTATTAAGAAATTAACTGAGAAAGGTGCCGTCTTTAGCAATTCAGTTACTAAAGATTTGGACTTTTTACTTGTTGGAAAGAATCCTGGCCTGAAAGTGAGAAAAGCTGGCGAGCTGGGTATTAAGATCATTGGTGTTTCTGATATTAGAAGTTTAATAGAACTTCAAGATTAG